The following proteins are co-located in the Rhea pennata isolate bPtePen1 chromosome 2, bPtePen1.pri, whole genome shotgun sequence genome:
- the MRS2 gene encoding magnesium transporter MRS2 homolog, mitochondrial: protein MLWAALLPRALGRCCRRRCCAPGACWAGGAGGRPRAVLGRPPGGGRPAGPPPLLLCARGLRWAGGLHQHAAAEASQATLASVSPVFAVMKFDKEGNTSYFEKKKTELYQELGLQARDLRFQHLMSITTRNNRIIMRMEFLKAVITPEFLLILDYRNLNLEHWLFNELASQLAGEGQLVTYSLPFEFQAIEAILQYWISKLQGRLNTLQPQILETLEALVDPKLLSVDRSKLHILLQNGKSLSELETDLKVFKETILEILDEEELIEELCLTKWTDPRVFEESTSGIDHAEEMELLLENYYRQAEDLANEARELRVLIDDSESIIFINLDSHRNVMMRLNLQLTMGTFSLSLFGLIGVAFGMNLESSLEEDPRIFWLVTGIMFLGSGLIWRRLLSFLGRHLEPSLPPHVPAVLKKTQPAAGRAEIKSDLKAETFGLSRSTVTNH, encoded by the exons ATGCTGTGGGCTGCGCTGCTCCCGCGCGCCCTGGGCCGCTGCTGCCGGCGCCGCTGCTGCGCGCCCGGCGCCTGctgggcgggcggcgccgggggccgcccgcgggccgTCctggggcggccgccgggcgggggccggcccgcggggccgccgccgctgctgctgtgCGCCCGGGGGCTGCGCTGGGCGG GAGGGCTCCACCAGCATGCCGCGGCAGAGGCCTCCCAAGCCACCTTAGCCAGCGTGTCTCCTGTCTTTGCCGTG atGAAGTTTGACAAAGAAGGAAATACTAGCTATTTTG aaaagaagaaaacagagttgTACCAGGAATTGGGTCTTCAAGCTCGAGATCTAAGATTTCAACACTTGATGAGCATTACAACTAGGAACAACAGGATCATCATGAGAATGGAG TTCTTGAAGGCTGTCATAACACCAGAGTTTCTTCTGATACTAGATTATCGTAATTTAAATCTGGAACATTGGCTCTTCAATGAACTAGCATCTCAACTAGCTGGGGAAGGTCAACTAGTTACATATTCCTTGCCCTTTGAATTTCAAGCCATAGAAGCAATTCTGCAGTACTGG ATCAGCAAACTGCAGGGGAGACTTAACACTTTGCAGCCTCAGATCCTTGAGACTCTGGAAGCTCTAGTGGACCCCAAGCTTTTGTCTGTGGATAGGAGTAAACTACACATTCTCCTGCAAAATGGCAAGAG cttATCAGAATTGGAAACAGATCttaaagttttcaaagaaacaattCTGGAGATCTTAGATGAAGAAGAATTAATAGAAGAGCTCTGTCTAACTAAATGGACTGATCCACGAGTATT TGAGGAGAGCACATCTGGGATTGACCATGCAGAGGaaatggagctgctgctggagaactATTACAGACAAGCAGAAGATCTTGCAAATGAAGCTCGTGAACTCAGGGTATTGATTGATGACTCAGAAAGCATAATCTTTATCAACCTGGACAG CCACCGTAATGTGATGATGAGACTGAACTTGCAGCTGACTATGGggactttctctctttccctcttcgGATTGATAGGAGTTGCATTTGGTATGAACTTGGAGTCATCTCTTGAAGAA GACCCCAGAATATTTTGGCTAGTGACTGGGATTATGTTCCTGGGAAGCGGTCTGATATGGCGGcgcttgctttccttccttggGCGGCACCTGGAACCTTCACTACCTCCTCAC GTTcctgcagttttgaaaaagaCCCAACCAGCAGCTGGAAGAGCAGAGATAAAGAGTGACCttaaagcagaaacatttgGGCTGAGCAGAAGCACAGTGACAAACCACTAG